The following proteins are encoded in a genomic region of Streptococcus equi subsp. equi:
- the artQ_1 gene encoding amino acid ABC transporter permease: protein MDFTFLPKYWAYFNYGVLVTMMISACVVFFGTIIGLLVTLIKRSHIKPLSWLVSLYVWIFRGTPMVVQIMIAFAWLHFNDLPIVGFGVLDLDFSRLLPGIIIISLNSGAYISEIVRAGIEAVPKGQLEAAYSLGIRPKNAMLYVILPQAFKNILPALGNELITIIKDSALLQTIGVMELWNGAQSVVTATYLPITPLLFAAFYYLMITTILSQLLGCLERKLAQGGR from the coding sequence ATGGATTTTACCTTTTTACCCAAATACTGGGCTTATTTCAATTATGGTGTGCTTGTAACCATGATGATTTCAGCCTGTGTTGTCTTTTTTGGCACGATTATAGGTCTTTTAGTGACCCTGATAAAACGCAGTCATATCAAGCCTTTGTCTTGGCTTGTCAGTCTTTATGTCTGGATTTTTCGTGGAACGCCGATGGTGGTACAGATCATGATTGCTTTTGCTTGGCTGCATTTCAACGATCTGCCCATTGTAGGCTTTGGTGTGTTGGATTTGGATTTTTCAAGACTGCTTCCTGGTATTATTATTATTTCCTTGAATAGCGGTGCTTACATATCTGAAATCGTCAGGGCTGGGATTGAGGCGGTGCCAAAGGGGCAGCTGGAGGCTGCTTACTCTCTTGGTATCCGTCCTAAGAACGCCATGCTCTATGTGATTTTGCCTCAGGCCTTTAAGAATATTTTGCCGGCCTTGGGCAATGAATTGATCACCATTATCAAGGATAGTGCCTTGCTTCAGACGATTGGTGTGATGGAGCTTTGGAATGGAGCTCAGTCGGTTGTGACGGCGACCTATCTGCCTATTACACCCTTGCTGTTTGCGGCCTTTTATTACTTGATGATAACAACAATATTGTCGCAATTATTAGGCTGCTTGGAGCGCAAGCTAGCACAGGGAGGGAGATAA
- the artM_2 gene encoding glutamine transporter, ATP-binding protein 3 has translation MTETVISIRQLHKSFGKHEVLKGIDLTINQGEVVVIIGPSGSGKSTLLRTMNLLEVPTKGHISFEGVDITDKANDIFKMREKMGMVFQQFNLFPNMTVLENITLSPIKTKGMSRAGAEQRAYELLERVGLRDKAAAYPASLSGGQQQRIAIARGLAMDPDVLLFDEPTSALDPEMVGEVLAVMQDLAKSGMTMVIVTHEMGFAKEVADRVIFMDGGLVIEEGSPVQVFEAPKEERTKDFLSKVLS, from the coding sequence ATGACTGAGACAGTGATTTCGATTCGTCAGTTGCATAAGAGCTTTGGCAAGCATGAGGTGCTAAAAGGAATAGACCTGACCATTAATCAGGGTGAGGTTGTGGTGATTATTGGGCCATCTGGCTCAGGAAAGTCCACGCTATTGCGCACGATGAATTTGCTTGAGGTGCCAACAAAGGGACACATCAGCTTTGAGGGCGTCGATATTACGGATAAGGCAAATGATATTTTCAAGATGCGTGAGAAGATGGGCATGGTTTTTCAGCAGTTTAATCTGTTTCCCAATATGACAGTGCTGGAAAACATCACCCTGTCACCCATCAAAACAAAAGGAATGTCAAGGGCTGGCGCGGAGCAGAGAGCTTATGAGCTGCTTGAGCGAGTTGGGCTGAGAGATAAGGCTGCTGCCTATCCGGCAAGCTTATCCGGTGGTCAGCAGCAGCGCATTGCGATTGCGCGCGGCTTGGCAATGGATCCCGATGTGCTGCTCTTTGATGAGCCGACCTCAGCGCTTGACCCTGAGATGGTGGGTGAGGTTTTGGCTGTTATGCAGGATTTGGCAAAATCAGGCATGACGATGGTTATTGTAACGCATGAAATGGGCTTTGCCAAAGAGGTGGCGGATCGCGTGATTTTTATGGACGGTGGTCTTGTGATTGAAGAGGGCAGTCCAGTTCAGGTATTTGAAGCTCCTAAGGAGGAGCGGACCAAGGACTTTTTGAGCAAGGTATTGTCATAG
- the pgcA gene encoding phosphoglucomutase produces MDYKAVYQEWLHNDFFNEEIKADLEAIKHDEAEIQDRFYKVLEFGTAGLRGKLGAGTNRMNIYMVGKAAQALANTIIDHGPEAVSRGIAISYDVRYKSKEFAELTCSIMAANGIKSYIYKGIRPTPMCSYAIRALNCISGVMITASHNPQAYNGYKAYWEEGSQILDDIANQIAVHMDAIERFEDVKQIPFEEALASGLTSYIDDSIEEAYKKEVLGLTINDTDIDKSVRVVYTPLNGVGNLPVREVLKRRGFDHVFVVPEQEMPDPDFTTVGYPNPEVPKAFAYSERLGQEVGAAILIATDPDCDRVALEVRAADGSYVFLNGNKIGALLSYYIFSQRHARHNLPDNPVLVKSIVTGDLSKAIAAKYDVETVETLTGFKNICGKANDYDITKEKTYVFGYEESIGFCYGTFVRDKDAVSASMMVVEMAAYYKQRGQSLLDVLQDIYKEFGYYNERQVALELEGVEGQKRIARIMEDFRNEPIEHAGAMSLKTIVDFKDGYLDFPKQNCLKYYFDDGSWYALRPSGTEPKIKLYIYTIGETEADSIAKLDAIESACQAKMDSVS; encoded by the coding sequence ATGGACTACAAAGCTGTTTATCAGGAGTGGCTGCACAATGATTTTTTCAATGAAGAAATCAAGGCAGATTTAGAGGCGATTAAGCATGATGAGGCTGAGATTCAAGACCGTTTTTATAAGGTGCTTGAGTTTGGGACAGCAGGACTTAGAGGAAAGCTCGGTGCTGGGACCAACCGTATGAATATTTACATGGTTGGTAAGGCTGCGCAGGCTTTAGCTAATACCATTATTGATCATGGGCCAGAGGCAGTCTCACGCGGGATTGCCATCAGCTATGATGTGCGCTATAAGTCTAAGGAATTCGCAGAATTGACCTGCTCGATCATGGCAGCCAATGGGATCAAGTCTTATATCTACAAGGGGATTCGTCCGACACCGATGTGCTCTTATGCGATTCGTGCCTTGAACTGTATCTCTGGTGTCATGATTACTGCTAGTCACAATCCTCAGGCCTACAATGGCTACAAGGCTTATTGGGAAGAGGGGTCACAGATCCTAGATGACATTGCTAATCAGATAGCGGTTCATATGGACGCTATTGAGCGCTTTGAGGACGTTAAGCAGATACCCTTTGAGGAGGCATTGGCAAGTGGTCTGACCAGCTATATTGATGATAGTATAGAGGAGGCCTATAAGAAAGAGGTTTTAGGCTTGACCATCAATGATACTGATATTGATAAGTCAGTGCGTGTGGTTTATACACCTTTGAATGGCGTTGGTAATTTGCCTGTTCGTGAGGTATTGAAGAGACGAGGCTTTGATCATGTCTTTGTAGTGCCGGAGCAGGAAATGCCAGACCCAGATTTCACAACAGTTGGTTATCCAAATCCAGAGGTACCAAAGGCCTTTGCTTATTCAGAAAGACTAGGGCAAGAAGTAGGAGCAGCTATTCTGATTGCGACTGATCCGGACTGTGATCGTGTGGCACTAGAGGTTCGAGCTGCTGACGGTAGTTATGTCTTTCTTAATGGTAATAAGATTGGTGCTTTGTTGTCCTACTATATCTTTTCACAGCGTCATGCTAGGCATAATCTTCCTGACAATCCTGTCCTTGTCAAATCAATTGTAACAGGGGATTTATCAAAAGCTATTGCCGCTAAATATGACGTTGAAACGGTTGAGACTCTTACAGGCTTTAAAAACATCTGTGGTAAGGCTAATGACTATGACATCACAAAGGAGAAGACCTACGTCTTTGGCTATGAGGAAAGCATTGGTTTTTGTTACGGTACCTTTGTGCGTGATAAGGACGCGGTTAGCGCCTCAATGATGGTGGTAGAAATGGCTGCCTACTACAAGCAAAGGGGTCAGTCACTCTTAGATGTGCTTCAAGACATTTACAAGGAATTTGGCTATTACAATGAGCGTCAGGTAGCGCTAGAGCTAGAGGGTGTTGAGGGGCAGAAGCGTATTGCACGTATCATGGAGGACTTTAGAAATGAGCCTATTGAGCATGCAGGTGCTATGAGCTTGAAGACCATTGTAGACTTTAAGGACGGCTACCTTGATTTTCCAAAGCAAAATTGTTTGAAATATTATTTTGATGATGGGTCATGGTATGCGCTGAGACCATCTGGAACAGAGCCTAAGATCAAGCTTTACATCTATACTATTGGTGAAACAGAGGCAGACAGCATTGCTAAGCTAGACGCTATTGAGTCAGCTTGTCAAGCAAAGATGGACAGTGTCAGCTAA
- the folD gene encoding bifunctional 5,10-methylene-tetrahydrofolate dehydrogenase/ 5,10-methylene-tetrahydrofolate cyclohydrolase, whose translation MVQIIDGKALAQKMQAALAKKVESLKAEKGIVPGLVVILVGDNPASQVYVRNKERAALAAGFKSETVRLSDSVCQEELIELIEQYNQDDTIHGILVQLPLPHHINDKSIILAIDPKKDVDGFHPMNTGHLWSGRPNMVPCTPAGIMEMFHDYGIELEGKNAVIVGRSNIVGKPMAQLLLDKNATVTLTHSRTRRLADICRRADILIVAIGQGHFITKEFVKEGAVVIDVGMNRDVNGRLIGDVAFDEVSELASMITPVPGGVGPMTITMLLEQTYQAALRRVSQ comes from the coding sequence ATGGTACAGATTATTGATGGGAAGGCCCTAGCACAGAAAATGCAGGCAGCATTGGCTAAGAAGGTAGAGAGCTTAAAGGCAGAAAAAGGAATTGTTCCAGGCCTTGTTGTCATTCTGGTAGGAGACAACCCTGCTAGTCAGGTTTACGTCCGTAATAAGGAACGCGCTGCCTTAGCAGCAGGCTTTAAAAGTGAAACCGTTCGCTTGTCTGATTCAGTCTGTCAGGAAGAGTTGATAGAGCTCATTGAGCAATATAATCAAGATGATACGATTCATGGTATTTTAGTGCAGCTTCCTCTTCCGCACCATATTAATGACAAAAGCATTATCCTTGCTATTGATCCTAAAAAGGACGTCGATGGCTTTCACCCTATGAATACAGGTCATCTGTGGTCAGGTCGTCCGAATATGGTCCCTTGTACTCCGGCAGGGATTATGGAGATGTTTCATGACTATGGTATCGAACTTGAAGGGAAAAATGCTGTTATTGTCGGGCGCTCAAATATTGTTGGGAAGCCTATGGCGCAGCTACTGTTGGATAAAAATGCTACGGTAACGCTTACCCATTCGCGCACGCGCCGACTGGCAGATATTTGTCGTCGTGCTGATATCTTGATTGTTGCTATTGGTCAGGGGCATTTTATCACAAAGGAGTTTGTTAAAGAGGGTGCTGTTGTTATAGATGTTGGTATGAATCGTGACGTCAATGGGCGATTGATTGGAGACGTCGCCTTTGATGAGGTGTCAGAGCTGGCTAGCATGATTACTCCTGTTCCGGGTGGTGTTGGACCGATGACCATTACTATGCTTTTGGAGCAAACCTATCAAGCAGCTCTAAGAAGGGTGAGTCAATGA
- the nnrD gene encoding carbohydrate kinase, whose product MIIDQSFVARVVVPRQADSHKGSYGRVLLVGGLYPYGGAIIMVALACVHSGAGLVTVATDRETIAALHSHLPEAMAIAVDDEELLLSQLGMADLILIGPGLSENSRAARLFELVLAHVADHQVLVIDGSALRLLAKRAADVKQLRCPLVLTPHQKEWEALSGLAIDQQYDAANQAALKHFPRATILVAKSSATKIYHGNQIYRLRVGGPYQATGGMGDTLAGMIAGIAVQFPESSLVAKVACATYLHSAIADELAKTAYVVLPTAISYELPRWLKAISTGQKLG is encoded by the coding sequence ATGATTATAGATCAATCGTTTGTTGCTAGGGTTGTTGTTCCGCGGCAGGCTGACTCCCATAAGGGGAGTTACGGCAGAGTACTGTTAGTAGGTGGCTTGTATCCATACGGTGGTGCTATTATTATGGTAGCGCTGGCCTGTGTTCATAGTGGTGCTGGCCTAGTAACTGTTGCAACTGATAGAGAAACTATTGCTGCCTTGCATAGTCATTTGCCAGAGGCGATGGCTATTGCGGTAGATGATGAGGAATTACTGTTATCTCAGCTAGGTATGGCAGACCTGATTTTGATTGGTCCGGGGCTGTCGGAGAATAGCAGAGCAGCTAGGCTGTTTGAATTGGTCCTTGCACATGTCGCTGATCATCAGGTATTGGTCATTGATGGCTCTGCCTTAAGGCTTTTAGCGAAAAGGGCAGCTGATGTTAAGCAGCTGAGGTGCCCTCTTGTGTTAACGCCACACCAAAAGGAATGGGAGGCGCTGTCAGGTTTAGCGATTGATCAGCAGTATGATGCTGCCAACCAAGCAGCTCTCAAGCATTTTCCAAGGGCTACGATTTTGGTTGCTAAAAGCTCAGCAACCAAGATTTATCATGGCAACCAGATCTACCGGCTAAGAGTGGGCGGACCTTATCAGGCTACAGGTGGTATGGGGGATACCTTGGCAGGTATGATAGCAGGGATAGCTGTCCAGTTTCCAGAGTCAAGCTTGGTGGCTAAGGTTGCTTGTGCGACCTATCTGCACTCTGCGATTGCTGATGAGCTGGCAAAGACTGCCTATGTGGTTTTGCCGACTGCTATTAGCTATGAGCTTCCTAGATGGCTAAAGGCAATCAGCACAGGCCAGAAGCTAGGTTGA